ctaatgtttttttttttattgtgccACTTCTACATTTACGTACTTCTATGTTGTCAAAGGCGCGCTCAATTAAGACGTTTGATCACTCAAATTCCTCTTGAAAATGCGATGGCCCCTTATTCACTACTATTCACCCAACTGGGTGCCTTGAGGAAATTGGGTTGTTTCTTTGCTAAAACATCAATCAAAAGAGGCAACTTGATAACTAAAGCCCGATGTCAACCCCAGCTACGGATTAGTACAATTGTGTGAGACTAAGCTTCTAAATGTGATGAAACTATTAACTTGGATACAAAAGCAAGCATTATATTGACGTTTTCCATTGATGCATATAAACAAACACTTAAGGTGCAGTATTTAAAAGCAAATAAATCTTAGTAAAACATCACTGGTCGGATTGAATGCAGCGTTAGATTTCGAAAGTAAACTTGTATTACCTTTGAATCGAGGGTCACTTCTTAATGACATTCTGAGCAGAAGAAAATGCATATCCACTTGTAGTTATTGATataatattctttcatttataAAATTTCTTATGTAGCTACACAAAATTCTTTCTCAACCTCTCTCTCTCTGATTGATTATTATCTGATTACAGGGTTCagaggaaaaaaataaattagtAACGACTGAACCGTCAATCAGATGCCAGCAACCCGAAAGTTCAATCTTCGCAACCAAATCGAGTGAAGAGTCATGTGAAAGACGTCGAATCGCTTAGGAGAGTCATTAGTCACAACAAAATGTTTCTGAACTTGTTTCACTCTCCTTTGCATTCTAATGTACTGACTTTGCGATATTCCCATtagaattttctttatatttggAATGTCACTGACAGAAATCTGAACTGAAAATGACTTCCAATTTAAAACATCGCTGAACGGAGGAACATAATGATCAGAGATCAACACCGGAACGCATTCTGCATATATTGCTTCGACAATTCTAGGGCTCGCAACTTCATACCCACTTGGGCAAAGACAGTATTTGCTAGTCTTCATCATATTGTCGTAGGACACTCCTTTCGGGACCCTGTCATAAACTAGAACATCTTGATCTTTGTTTTTCCATTGATTCAGAAGTAAATATCTGATATGACCATGCAAACCCCCAGCAAAGAATGCAAGTACGCTACGGCCAGAAGGTGAAAGACCACCTAGCTGAGCAGTTGCATATGCAGTTCGTAAATGAATCTCAGGAAATGATGCATCTTTGGAGGGGTTGAATCCTTCTGAGGTGTTAGCATTGCATAATACCCGAATGGAATTGTTGAATAGCTCAGGAACGAAGGAAGATGTACGAGGCCCCTATAACGAACAGACAAAGAAACTTTAAACAGTTAGTTCCATTATCTCTTAACTCAAGACAACAATGTCAGAAGTTTAATTGAGTAATTACCCAGTCGTGACACGACAGCATGAAATGATCGCCACCGTTGCTCCGGTTCCAGTATGGATATTTACGAGCGACAACATCTACATAGTCCACCACGGTGCGACCAATGGATTTGATTTCATGAGAATCAGGCACATAAAGGTACTGAACCATCCTTACAACACTAAATGGCAGGAAGAAAACGTGTGCTTCATCGGGATCTTTGGTTCGGAAATGATTATTCATCTCCATTTGGTGAATGAACAATCCTTCCGTGGAGTAAATGCTTTTGCATGGACCGTCATGGAATATTGGTAGCTCTCCTTCTTCGTATACAAATATCTTAAATTTCTTCTCCATCTCAATATAGCTTCTGAAATTTTCACAACAGAATTGGATTAAACAAGCTACAACTAATGACGCTTTTTAACATTTAACCGAAGTTCAAGAACAGGAGTTGAATATTTGTACCGATGGAATGAGTAGGCATTTTTGTAAATGGCTCCTTGAGGAACATAATCTCTACCATTTTCGGTTGTACTGCGATTCCTAGAAGCTCCTTTGATCAAACTTCGAGCTCTGGCAAGACCTACTTCAATCTTCTCTAATTTTGTGTATCTatgttcatattttgttgaagGTGTGTAATCTTCATTTCCGACGACCTTAATGGTACATAATTAGGATTAGTTAAATTATCTCTACTAGTTTATCTGCTAGAATTTAAAGATAGATTAATTTGCTATTACCGCAACTTCAGTGGTCAAAAGAATGGTACactatactccctccgtttctaaataataggctggtttgtGTGTAGTAATTAAAAATATAGCTGTAGAAATGATGAGTTCAAAAAGTAGAGAAAATGTAGCTTACTGTTGACGGGGTTAGATCAGTAGCCTGCAGTTGTTGTGAATTAGCAGTTGACGAGCCGGAGGGCTTGATAAATGAGGTGGAAGAATTGAAGAGGGCTTGTTGCTCATGATCATCTTCATTCATGTCCGAAACCGGCAGTAGTATGGCTTCGCCATCATTAGTCCCAGTTTTATTACTGTTAGCAGTATCAGTACTGTCTATGTGGTTAGTCTTAGTATTATCCCAAGTTGACCATCGCTGAGAAGCCAAAGAGAACAAGTGGTTGGATGGAGTAGTAGTGCTACTACTGACAGAATTTGGTGTACAAACTACAATTAGCGAGACTAGTATCAGAGGAACGAAAACTAAAAGAAGCAATAGTGGCGACGATGATTTACAAGGtgcagaatgtgaagaagaagctgaCAGTTGCATTTCCTGTTTTTTCATCTCTCTATATGAGAATTTGTCCTCTTAATTCTACTATAGGCatacaatatatatttttaatgtcGGGCGGCAGATTAATATTCATTGCTTCATTGGCCAGTTATTCTTTGCTGCTGCTGATGGGTGTATCTAattgaaagttgaagatgaagatatataTACTTCCCAACCTTATAAGCTGTCGTATAGATAAAGAGTTCCTATCTTTTACAAAGTGACAACACTGTTCACATTTCAGTCCTCCCTTTACATTATCAAAATCATTCTTTAGTTGAGAACTGGTATTTTTCACTGCTTAATCAATCAATTAAACTAAAGAGGAAACAACAAAAGGCATTGACGCATTGTCTTGAATTAAGTAGCACCTTTTGATTTTGTGCCGTGACGAAGACAGAACTGATCATATTTTTATGGGGTTTAGCATTTTATAAAGTCGTTTACTTATAAGAAAAGAATGAACACCTAAAAATTGGCTGGCAGATAAATTGTATTAAGGCTCTAGATGATGAAAAATTAAGTGCAACAGGGAATTAAGATTTCATgattaataataataacaaaaataacaaaaaaaaaaaaaagattcataaCCCATTAGAACAGCATGCCAAATAAGAAAGCAGACTTCCAAACCCAAAGTCTCTTAATCCCTGTTCAAAAATGATGTGATTTAACTTGATTTCAGAGAAAATTTGAAGGACTTTGGGCAGTTTCCGAGAGGGAAGCTATCGTTACTTCTGACGCTACCGCCTCTTTTGTTGCTGTAACCCGCATACTGGGATGAGCGAAAATCtactttttcaatcaaaataagaCCAGCTTCATTAGCAAGTTCTTCGATCTCCCAACGATTGTAAGGGCGGTCATCCCTGTGTGCAACATGAACTTCACCATCTTCTTTCAACATTTTACTTGAACTCTTGAAAAACCCTGATAAAAGATCCTTGTGCCTCCTGTAGTTAGCACAATAAAATCAAGGGCAATTGGAGTTCCTTCATCTCATTCAAACAAAAAAGGTTTCCAATAGGTTTGTCAACACTTACTGGATGACAGAGTCATGAGTTTCTCTCATAATGAAATGTCCAGCATGGGGAAAGTTATAGACTATGCGGTTGAACTTCATGCATGCTAATAGCGGGTAGAAAGATGATGAAGCCATGAAATTAACATCCACGTTATGCAAAACCAAGCATCCCAGACTCTGGAGGTTTTTGATATGTAACTGAGAACTCGGTAACCTTGTGCACAGTGTATCTGAATTTAGCAGACATTAAGGACTATCAATAACGCTGCAGAACTAAATCCACTAATCAAGATGCATTTAAAAAACAATGACAAAGCCAGCTTacaaaagaagaaaaggaaagggTAAAAGAAAGGTAACCTTCGGAATCTAGAGAGGTGGCTACCATATTGGAAGCAGAGCCAAAACCAAATGAATCCCAGATCTTGATGCGACTGCCTCTCTTATTCCTGTACGATGGATAGTCTTCAGGACGAAACTTTACTTTCTCGATCAAATAAAGACCAGCTTTCTTGGCAAGTTTCTCAACTTCCCATGTATTGTAAGGGTAATCATCCCTGTGTGCAACATGTACTTCACCATCTTCCTTCAGCAACTTTCtgaagtttttgaaaaatcctGATAAGAGTTCCTTGTGCCTCCTGTACAATTGAATGACAACATTACACAAAGGCAGCCTATCTAACTTGACATATGATCCTCATATGTATGTTGTACTTACCGGATGAGCTCAAAATCTTCTTCGCATAACTTGCGCCAATGCCCTGCATGCGGGAAGTTGTAGATGATGCGGTCGAACTTCATACTCACTAATTCTGAATATGCTGATGCCATGAAATGAACATCAATTTCATGCAAAACCAAGCATCCAAGCCACATAAGGTCAAGAATGTGATTGCGAGAACTTGGTAACCTTCTGTCTAGTGTTTGTGAGTATTTATGGTTAAACAGATTGACTGTCAATTGGTAATACAACAATACATGTAAGCAAATgaataagaaacaaaattcaccttCGGAATCCAATGAGGTGGCAACCATATTGGAAGCAGAGCCAAAAGCATGTGCTAAACAAGCTGCAAACGAAAAATCCCCTTCCCCAACTAGTAGTATCTTTTGAGTGCTATTGTAGTGTGTTATCCATCGCACAGATGTAGTACTGCTAGTAGAACTATTTCTTTTCTTCTGctcctcatcttctttttcttttactgcTAGTAGCTCTTCGTCGTCTGCAGTTGATCCATTTTGTTTGTCTGGTGAACTTACAAACAAATCGTCTCGGCTATGATTGAGACATTCATTTCCGATAACGCAGGGCAGTAACTGCGAATGATTCATGTTCATATCAGACGATGATGAGATTGTTCCTGCAACCACATATTTCATCTCTTCTGTAGTATCGAGATTATTATTACCATCATTGTCAAGAAGTTCTCTTTTTTCCACTCTTGTTAATTCATGTATCCTGTCGTGATCTTGAAGATCTCTAAGGTTTCCATTACGATCTTCTTCTTTTTGGCAGGAGTACTGTAGTAGTGTTTTTGTAATATCAAATGATGAGGTGGCCAAAACAATTCGTTTCTCGACTTTGTCCTCGTGATTTGCATCATCAATTAGTTGACTTCTAACAAATGGATGCATGAGTAGTACTGGTTCACCCTCGTCGTTACTAATACCTGGATTAGAGGGGATGACATCTGATGATTCAGTTGAAATCATTGGACGACCTTCTGACAAAACCTCCAATGTAGCAATAACATTTGAGACAAGGTTGCCCATTTTCAAGCACGAATAGATAGCGTCACACTCCCAGAAAAATGCATGAAAGCAAACTATGCAGACACActttggatatatatatatatagatggcTCTGCAACTGAATGGATGGAATACATAAGACATCTTCACTTCTTCAATCTATTCATTTCTGTTATTTCCCAAAAGCAATAGAAATTAAGAGACTTTTCACTTCCCAATGACaggggaagatgaagaaacagaaCTGGCTTGCTCTACACATGCGTAATAATTGTCACAAATTTCCTAGTTCAGTTCTCCCAATGCTTGAATCTTGGTCTTGCATGATACCCGAATAGAGATGAGGGGAAGTCTTGCATTCAGTGTTGGTATTACAAATTATAGCCTtggacaacaaaaaaaaatggactaATTGAGTACCAGACATGAGCTTACACACAGAAATTAAATCCAAGTATGTGAACCGAGTAAACACTGTCAAACTGAAGAACAGACCACGTCAATCAAGAGGTAAATAAGTGTGGGTGCTCTAGCAAAATCATGGAGCAAGCCACAGAGTCTCAGAGTATCacaacatcaactatgttttGGGATATCCGTACGCGTAGTTTACGTTTCATAGCAATTTTGTATTTCAGAACTCTACTTCAGCTTATACTTCATTGTATAAAACAAAGTGTAAGAGTGTAAGACCAATCAAATTTAGAAAGAGGGTACGACTGAGAACACTGCAATACTAGGTAAAGTAAGACGTGATTTTATCTGGCTCCTTGGAGTAAGCATGTAAGATAAGAAATTAAATGGCTCAAAATGAAGAAATTAAATCTAGCTAAATTCACATTTCAACCTTAAGTGAGAGGTGCAGACACAGTTAAGTTTGTACTTGGTTTTTAAAAATTTTGATATGAGTtgtttgagtgacaaataagtgcAAATCTGTATTTACAACATGCCATTACACTGTAGCAAGAGATTTGTAGATACAAAATCTGGATGATTTCAAATCGATAAGCACAATGCTTGACGGATGGATTCACCAATTTGAGATACTGTATTAGTAGTTATGTTACTTAATAGAGAATTTGAAAGTAAGAGGAGATACTCCTAGAAAGAACTCTTTGTCAGGCTCAACATCTCCACCTCTCTTGTTGCTGTAACCCGGATAGTCGGATTTTTGAAATTTTACTTTTCTTATCAATTGAAGACCAGCATTGTTGGCAAGTTTCTTGATCTCCCATTTGTTGTATGGGAAATCATTCCTATGTGAGACATGAATTTCACCAGCTTTATTCAACATCTTACTCGCACTCTTGAAAAATCCCGATAAGAGCTTCTTATGCATCCTGCACCAAATAACCATGAACCAAAGAAAACCAAATTAGTTCATGCAAGTTCCAATTGTGAAGGAGATCTGTGTATGCCCGATCTAAATACTTACTCGATGAGAAAGCCATCAGTTTCATATAACGGAGGAAAATGACCAGCATGTGGGAAATTGAAGACAATGCGATCGAACTTCATGTTCATTAAATCTGAGTCATATAACATGTCATGAACACCAACTTCATGTAAAACAAGGCATCCCAACTTCTGGAGCTGCCTTATGTTTTGCCTAGCGCCTGAATATTTCTCCAGTAGCGTTTCTGAGCATTCaaagcaaaaattcaaaaattcaaaaaaaataattatagctAAAGAGCAAGATCGAAATATAGACAATTAAGCACCAAAGAAAACACACAAACGCGAAACAAATGCGTCATGATAATAGCATTCGCAAAGAGAATGACCAAGTGTAAAGTTCATTGTCACATGATGAAGAGGAAAATGAATGGACAGTTTAGATACTAAATCCGTAATACAACTCTAGAAAATGAAACTAGTAGTACCTTCAGTATCCAAAGAGGTAGCAACCATGTTAGTAGCAGAGCCGAAGGCATTCGCTAAGCAAGCTGAGAATGAAAAATCACCCTCTCCGACCAATAGTATCCTTTGAGACCTATTGTAGTGTGTTATGGTTCCTTCactacttttctttttctctttttgtagATTAGAAGTAGTTTTCAGTTCAACATCATGACCCTCTCTTTTCTTCATTACTACTTCTTGTGTTCTATGATTTTCTCTTATTTCTCTGGTTAAGATACTCGATCTAGTTGAATCTCGAATTGGAACTGagtttggtttttgataccactCGTTTGCTGATGAAAGAGTACTACTACTTTCATCTTTGTTAATATTGTCTTCCTTAGATGCTCTTTCGGAGGTGTGTTAATGCACCTTTGACCCAGTACAGGAATAAGAATGAGTAGGCCTAGGCTGTTCAAAGTGGCTCATTAACTTCTGGTATATATCCTACTCCTAGTTAATTTCCCAGGAAATGAAACAAGTTTCGAGTATCAAGATGAAGCAAGGGCATAGTAATACATGCACGATAGACTGGACGCTGATTCACAGAGATGACTAGTATTTAGGCATCAGGCATGCAAGGCTTTAGTTTCAAAAATTCGTTAATCTTTGGGAATAAAATATGCAATGAATTATAATGGATAATATACTTCATGGGGACCATGGATAATTGCTCATGTAGGTTCAAtagctttaagtcgttaatcagTTGAGTTTTTATCCAAACGGGGGCAATTTGATTTATTCTCTTTGAAGTTTGAATAACAAAAATTCGTCATATTGAATTTCAACCTTGAGGGGATTGGTTATGCGTTAATGTTAATAATGTAATAAAACAATCCAGAAAATCTGAGTTATCAACAATAAAATTCATTCAGCAACTAAGCATAAAACTGACTCACAAATATTCAAAGGATCGCGACTTGGAAATCAATGTGATCTTTCTTGTTACTCATAAATCATCGTAATtgattaatgtggaacaaggtaaaagaaagcaatactagattgctataagcaagaagagaagagaattcaagcaagaagagaaagataagttttgtgtttaataatttgattgagtaatagatagctcttacaagacttaatctagcctttatatagacttgaagaataactaaactaggaaacagaaaactaaaaggaaatctaaaagaatcctaaaaataagaaagactgaaactaggaaaccatggaagccaaacctctaagcggaatcttctggaattgtagtatgccctgcatcagtccccccttctagagtaaagctcgtcctcgagttgtccaaacaaaccagaagttcattgtcaccatgaaacgtaaaaatctcttgaacattaaatgtgttggagatattccaatcatttggtagatcaataacataagcattatcattgatcttctttaaaaccttgaaaggaccatatttcttcatcttggttttgttataagtacccactggaaatctctcttttcttagatgtatcatcacgagctccccttccttgaaggttttaaacctcttgtgtttatcagcatcctctttatatttagaattggacttctccagtttagattttacttcattatgtaattcagttgctttgtctacaaaagagtcggctgcagtgtttgtactctgtgtggtgggtaaggctaccaaatcaagagtatgattaggtactttagagtacacaatctcaaatggagttttcccagtagaacgattcacagaagtgttgaaagcgaattccatatgtggcaataacacatcccactgcttactattatccaggaacttagctctaatcaaattcccaagtgatctattaacaacctcagtctgtccatcagtttgcggatgtgaagttgtgctgaattgtagaactgtgcctaagcgcatccataaacttttccagaaataactcaaaaatttggtatctctgtcagaagtgatagactttggaaccccatgcaatcttactacttctttaaagaacaaagaagcaacattagaagcgtcagttgatttcttacaagctacgaagtgagccattttagagtaacgatcaactacgaccataacagaatcattacctctagcagtacgaggtaaaccaagtataaaatccatacttatatcaacccaaggtgcatcaggaactggtaaaggagtatacaacccggtattttgaattgtacccttttctctctgacagaccatgcatttttgtacgaacttttgtacatcacgtttcaaagatggccagaaatatctttcttcaatcagggcaatggttttatctctcccaaaatgaccaccaagaccactgccatgtaattctcgcataagatgtaaacgtaaagacccttgaggaatacataattgattccctttaaaaagaaaaccttcttgtataagaaaatcatcaaccccatgagtttgagaactgcattgatcccatagtttgccaaaatcttcatcttctggataaatgtctttgatatagtcaaatgcataactctcattacgaattgtagttaatagatgacttcttctacttaaggcatcatcaacttgattcaatttgccacttttatgtctcacggagaaagtgtatttgttgagtgtggaaagccatcgatcatgcattctgttaactttagcagaagtattcaaaaacttcaaagcatggttgtcagtgttgacaacaaattccctatgtataagataagtatgccactgcttaagagattgaacaagagccaataactctaattcatatgtagaccatttcttttgtgcatttgaattcttctcactgtaatatgcaattggatgaccctcctgtgataatactgcaccaataccaacaacagatgcatcacaatctat
This is a stretch of genomic DNA from Papaver somniferum cultivar HN1 chromosome 1, ASM357369v1, whole genome shotgun sequence. It encodes these proteins:
- the LOC113332911 gene encoding probable glycosyltransferase At3g07620; this encodes MQLSASSSHSAPCKSSSPLLLLLVFVPLILVSLIVVCTPNSVSSSTTTPSNHLFSLASQRWSTWDNTKTNHIDSTDTANSNKTGTNDGEAILLPVSDMNEDDHEQQALFNSSTSFIKPSGSSTANSQQLQATDLTPSTVVGNEDYTPSTKYEHRYTKLEKIEVGLARARSLIKGASRNRSTTENGRDYVPQGAIYKNAYSFHRSYIEMEKKFKIFVYEEGELPIFHDGPCKSIYSTEGLFIHQMEMNNHFRTKDPDEAHVFFLPFSVVRMVQYLYVPDSHEIKSIGRTVVDYVDVVARKYPYWNRSNGGDHFMLSCHDWGPRTSSFVPELFNNSIRVLCNANTSEGFNPSKDASFPEIHLRTAYATAQLGGLSPSGRSVLAFFAGGLHGHIRYLLLNQWKNKDQDVLVYDRVPKGVSYDNMMKTSKYCLCPSGYEVASPRIVEAIYAECVPVLISDHYVPPFSDVLNWKSFSVQISVSDIPNIKKILMGISQSQYIRMQRRVKQVQKHFVVTNDSPKRFDVFHMTLHSIWLRRLNFRVAGI
- the LOC113351049 gene encoding uncharacterized protein At4g26485-like, which translates into the protein MKKREGHDVELKTTSNLQKEKKKSSEGTITHYNRSQRILLVGEGDFSFSACLANAFGSATNMVATSLDTEETLLEKYSGARQNIRQLQKLGCLVLHEVGVHDMLYDSDLMNMKFDRIVFNFPHAGHFPPLYETDGFLIEMHKKLLSGFFKSASKMLNKAGEIHVSHRNDFPYNKWEIKKLANNAGLQLIRKVKFQKSDYPGYSNKRGGDVEPDKEFFLGVSPLTFKFSIK